A single Chloroflexota bacterium DNA region contains:
- a CDS encoding molybdopterin biosynthesis protein, whose protein sequence is MPTDHHPKEQRHFYLEDIPLDEALTRFNSALEEAGGLVPTASERVSLEEALGRVTAEPVWARISSPHYHAAAMDGAAIRSEDTSNSSERAPVRLKIGEQAQWVDTGMPLPPGFDAVVMIENIQVVEEGLIEVMLPVAPWQHVRLLGEDIIASELILSEGHLLKPMDLGSVGQAGISHVEVRRRPKVAVIPTGTELVPPGSNLKPGNIIESNSLVLAGLVKEWGGVATRFAPVPDDYDQLKRAILEALSEHDIVVVNAGASAGRRDFTASLVADLGKVVVHGVAIRPGHPVVLGLVKGKPVVGVPGYPVSAALTMELFVKPLVYRLQGAAPPRRRTIEAVMTRKVFSPMGEDEFLRVKVGQVGGELLATPLQRGAGATMSMVRADGWVCIPRGSEGLQERQRVRVDLLSNLEDIENGIVVVGSHDLSLDVLANHLHKQYPRRNLSSSNVGSLGGLIALRRGESHLAGSHLLDEESGEYNVSYVKRLLGDKEMVIINLVYREQGLMVAKGNPKRLSNLADLRRQGVSFINRQRGAGTRVLLDFKLKEMGIDSAEIDGYERAAFTHLAVAAAIASGTADAGLGIVAAARALDLDFVPLLKERYDLVIPRIYYDSPFLEPLLTILQQPSFRAEVEKLGGYDTSLMGQIIARL, encoded by the coding sequence ATGCCAACTGACCATCATCCCAAAGAACAGCGGCACTTCTATCTCGAAGATATTCCTCTGGACGAGGCTTTGACGAGGTTCAATTCTGCCCTGGAGGAAGCAGGTGGGCTAGTGCCTACAGCGAGTGAGCGCGTTTCTCTTGAAGAAGCACTGGGCAGGGTTACTGCTGAACCAGTTTGGGCCAGGATATCTTCACCACACTACCACGCTGCTGCCATGGACGGAGCGGCCATCCGTTCAGAGGATACGAGTAACTCTTCGGAGAGGGCACCTGTGCGGCTCAAGATCGGCGAGCAGGCGCAATGGGTGGATACAGGGATGCCGCTGCCTCCTGGCTTTGATGCAGTGGTGATGATAGAGAATATCCAGGTTGTCGAGGAGGGACTGATAGAAGTTATGCTGCCTGTGGCTCCCTGGCAGCATGTTCGCCTCCTGGGTGAGGATATCATTGCCTCAGAGCTTATCCTGTCAGAGGGCCATCTCCTTAAGCCAATGGATTTGGGATCTGTTGGCCAGGCTGGGATAAGTCATGTGGAGGTAAGGCGTAGGCCGAAGGTAGCTGTCATCCCTACGGGCACGGAGTTGGTGCCGCCCGGGAGTAATCTCAAACCGGGAAACATTATTGAATCCAACTCTCTGGTGTTGGCTGGTCTGGTGAAGGAGTGGGGTGGGGTGGCGACGCGCTTTGCTCCGGTGCCTGACGATTATGATCAGCTGAAGAGGGCTATCCTTGAGGCATTATCTGAACATGACATAGTGGTAGTCAATGCCGGCGCTTCGGCTGGCAGACGGGATTTTACGGCTTCACTGGTGGCTGATCTGGGGAAAGTCGTAGTCCATGGTGTGGCCATCCGCCCTGGTCATCCGGTGGTACTGGGTTTAGTGAAGGGCAAGCCGGTTGTTGGTGTTCCCGGCTATCCTGTCTCAGCCGCGCTCACCATGGAGCTCTTTGTGAAACCCCTGGTCTATCGTCTACAGGGCGCTGCTCCTCCACGGCGGAGAACCATTGAAGCAGTGATGACTCGCAAGGTGTTTTCTCCTATGGGTGAAGATGAGTTTCTGCGGGTGAAGGTGGGCCAGGTGGGTGGCGAACTGTTAGCTACGCCTCTTCAAAGAGGTGCGGGAGCCACGATGTCCATGGTCAGGGCTGATGGATGGGTCTGTATCCCGCGAGGCAGTGAAGGCCTTCAGGAGCGGCAGAGAGTGCGCGTCGATCTTTTGAGTAATCTTGAAGATATAGAGAATGGCATTGTAGTAGTGGGGAGCCATGATCTGTCTCTGGATGTATTGGCCAATCACCTGCATAAACAATATCCCCGGAGAAACCTGTCCTCTTCCAACGTTGGCAGTCTGGGGGGGCTTATTGCCCTGAGAAGAGGAGAATCCCATCTTGCCGGTTCACATCTCCTTGATGAGGAAAGTGGCGAGTACAATGTGTCCTATGTGAAGCGCCTGCTCGGAGACAAGGAGATGGTTATTATCAATCTGGTTTACCGCGAACAGGGATTGATGGTAGCCAAGGGAAATCCGAAGAGATTGAGTAACCTGGCTGACCTGCGGCGACAGGGGGTGAGCTTTATCAATCGCCAGAGGGGCGCTGGCACAAGGGTACTCCTGGACTTCAAACTGAAGGAAATGGGGATAGATTCTGCCGAAATAGATGGCTATGAGCGGGCAGCTTTTACTCACCTGGCTGTGGCTGCGGCGATTGCCAGTGGGACAGCAGATGCCGGACTGGGGATTGTAGCGGCAGCCAGGGCACTGGACCTGGACTTCGTTCCACTGCTGAAGGAACGATATGACCTGGTTATACCGCGAATCTACTATGACAGTCCTTTCCTTGAGCCTCTGCTGACTATTCTGCAGCAGCCTTCCTTCAGGGCTGAAGTGGAAAAACTGGGCGGTTATGACACTTCCCTGATGGGGCAGATAATAGCCAGATTATAG
- a CDS encoding GIY-YIG nuclease family protein — MNRLYYVYIMTNNSDIVLYTGVTNDLKRRAYEHQQKLIRGFTQKYNVTKLVYFEVCNDVEAAILREKQIKAGSRRRKVGLINAMNK; from the coding sequence ATGAACAGGCTTTACTACGTCTATATAATGACTAACAACTCAGATATAGTTCTCTACACAGGTGTCACCAATGACCTGAAGCGGAGAGCCTATGAGCATCAACAAAAGCTGATCAGAGGGTTTACCCAGAAATACAATGTCACTAAATTGGTGTACTTTGAGGTATGTAATGACGTAGAAGCTGCTATTCTGAGAGAGAAGCAGATCAAGGCTGGTTCAAGGCGAAGGAAGGTTGGTTTGATTAATGCCATGAATAAGTAA